A region from the Polaribacter sp. Hel1_33_78 genome encodes:
- a CDS encoding DNA polymerase III subunit alpha, which produces MYINCHSYYSLRYGTFSEIELLQLAVANNIKTIALTDINNTSACLNFIQQAKKHAIKPVVGVDFRNGNTQQFVAIAKNNTGFKNINSYLSSFLETKTIIPDIPTYLDEVFIIYPFEKALELNLTSFAENEFIGVSIAEINKLRFSYLKKYEDKIVIQQQVTIRNKRDFNAHRLLRAIANNTLLSKLPTTEECLVTDTMHTATSLQEYFKEFTFIIANTKALLQSCSINFGYDIDRKNQNLQLYCNSFKEDYESLVRLCNNNIYKRYPNPTQKVHARLQKELKVIVKLKFVSFFLINYDIIHYAKKNNFFHVGRGSGANSIVAYIIGITDVDPVELDLYFERFINPFRASPPDFDIDFSWKDRNTVTQYIFDRFDNVALLATYNTFKYRAVVRELGKVFGLPKEEIDKLSKGGAQNKLDEISKLVLKYGKLIEGFPNYVSVHSAGILILDKPIHYYSATSLPPKGFATVQFDMNIADDVGVFKFDILGQRGLAKIKDALQIIKENNPDAPEIDITDVESFKKDKNINNLLKTGGAIGAYYVESPAMRGLMQKLQTQDYLGLVAASSIIRPGVSGSGMKEEFIKRHRFPEKRKEAHPILLEIMPETYGIMVYQEDVMKVANKFADLTLGEADVLRRGMSGKYRSVKEFKAVEDKFISNCRKKGHEDKLIFEVWNQIKSFAGYAFAKGHSASYAVESYQSLFLKCYYPIEFMTAVLNNGGGFYSTEHYIHEAKMCGATIALPCINNSDHANRIKEKTIYLGFGYLKNLEHLLVQRFLTERQLYGPFLSLDNFIDRIAISIEQLSVLIRIDAFRFTKKPKTKLLWEATFKLHKTKTQKVEQQVKLFRLQHQNFEIPKLNSHWLENVYDEIALLGFTIHNYFSLVTEAFLPHIKAKEMALFTNQNVLLYGQLVATRFNKTSQGKLMRLSTFIDADGNYFDAVHFTDVVQLYPINGMGIYGCYGKITNRFGFCSMNVLTSKKMSIASDPRC; this is translated from the coding sequence ATGTATATAAATTGTCACTCCTACTATTCGCTACGTTATGGCACATTTTCTGAAATTGAGCTATTGCAACTTGCCGTAGCAAACAATATTAAGACGATTGCGCTAACAGATATCAACAATACCTCTGCATGCTTAAACTTTATTCAACAAGCCAAAAAACACGCAATTAAACCTGTTGTTGGTGTTGATTTTAGAAATGGCAATACCCAACAGTTTGTTGCAATCGCAAAAAATAATACCGGCTTTAAAAATATTAATAGTTACTTGTCTTCTTTTTTAGAGACAAAAACTATTATTCCGGATATACCGACCTATTTAGACGAAGTATTTATCATCTATCCTTTTGAAAAAGCTTTAGAATTAAATCTTACTTCTTTTGCTGAAAATGAATTTATAGGAGTATCGATTGCAGAGATTAATAAACTTCGGTTTTCATATTTAAAAAAATACGAAGATAAAATTGTGATACAGCAACAAGTTACCATTCGTAATAAAAGAGATTTTAATGCGCATAGACTATTGCGTGCAATAGCTAACAACACTTTGCTAAGCAAACTGCCAACAACAGAAGAATGTTTGGTAACAGACACCATGCATACGGCAACAAGCCTGCAAGAATACTTTAAAGAATTTACTTTTATTATTGCAAATACCAAAGCACTATTACAAAGTTGTAGTATAAATTTTGGGTATGATATTGACCGTAAAAATCAGAATTTACAATTGTATTGTAATAGTTTTAAAGAAGATTATGAATCGCTCGTACGCTTGTGCAATAACAATATTTATAAACGGTATCCAAATCCAACACAAAAAGTACATGCCCGACTTCAAAAAGAATTAAAAGTAATTGTCAAATTAAAATTTGTTTCCTTTTTTTTAATCAATTACGACATTATCCATTATGCTAAAAAAAACAACTTTTTTCATGTAGGTAGAGGAAGTGGTGCTAATAGTATTGTGGCGTATATTATTGGTATTACAGATGTAGATCCTGTTGAGTTGGATTTATATTTTGAGCGATTTATAAATCCGTTTAGAGCTTCGCCACCAGATTTTGATATTGATTTTTCTTGGAAAGATAGAAATACGGTTACACAATATATTTTTGATCGTTTTGATAATGTTGCCTTATTAGCAACTTATAATACGTTTAAATACCGAGCTGTTGTTAGAGAATTAGGGAAGGTTTTTGGCTTACCGAAAGAAGAAATAGATAAATTAAGTAAAGGAGGCGCTCAAAATAAGTTAGATGAGATTTCTAAATTGGTCTTAAAATACGGAAAACTCATTGAAGGTTTCCCTAATTATGTGAGTGTTCATTCTGCTGGAATTTTAATTTTAGACAAACCCATTCATTATTATTCTGCAACCAGTTTGCCTCCAAAAGGATTTGCTACCGTTCAGTTTGACATGAATATTGCCGATGATGTTGGTGTTTTTAAGTTCGATATTTTAGGGCAACGTGGGTTGGCAAAAATTAAAGATGCTTTACAAATTATCAAAGAAAACAACCCAGATGCTCCTGAAATTGATATTACAGATGTTGAAAGTTTTAAAAAAGACAAAAACATTAATAACCTTTTAAAAACGGGCGGTGCAATTGGCGCCTATTATGTAGAATCCCCAGCCATGAGAGGGTTAATGCAAAAATTACAAACACAAGATTATTTAGGTCTGGTTGCTGCAAGTTCTATTATTAGACCAGGCGTTTCTGGCTCTGGAATGAAAGAAGAGTTTATAAAACGACATCGTTTTCCAGAAAAAAGAAAAGAAGCACATCCTATTTTACTAGAAATTATGCCTGAAACATATGGCATAATGGTGTATCAAGAAGATGTAATGAAAGTTGCTAATAAATTTGCAGATTTAACCTTGGGTGAGGCAGATGTTTTACGAAGAGGTATGAGTGGCAAATACAGATCTGTAAAAGAATTTAAAGCTGTTGAAGATAAATTTATTTCTAATTGCAGAAAAAAAGGACACGAAGATAAATTGATTTTTGAAGTTTGGAATCAGATTAAAAGTTTTGCAGGATATGCTTTTGCCAAAGGACATTCTGCTTCTTATGCAGTAGAAAGCTACCAAAGTCTCTTTTTAAAGTGCTACTACCCTATCGAATTTATGACGGCAGTATTAAATAATGGTGGTGGTTTTTATTCGACAGAACATTATATACATGAAGCTAAAATGTGTGGAGCAACTATAGCGTTACCTTGTATTAACAATAGCGATCATGCAAATCGTATAAAAGAAAAAACAATTTATTTAGGATTTGGATATCTTAAAAATTTAGAGCATTTATTGGTGCAAAGATTTTTAACAGAACGCCAATTATATGGCCCGTTTCTTTCTTTGGATAATTTTATAGACCGTATTGCAATATCTATAGAACAACTAAGCGTTTTAATTCGTATTGATGCTTTTCGATTTACAAAAAAACCGAAAACCAAACTACTTTGGGAAGCTACTTTTAAACTACATAAAACAAAAACGCAAAAAGTTGAACAACAGGTAAAGTTGTTTCGATTACAACATCAAAATTTTGAGATTCCGAAACTAAATTCTCATTGGTTAGAAAATGTGTACGATGAAATAGCTTTATTAGGGTTTACCATTCACAACTATTTTTCATTAGTTACAGAAGCATTTCTACCCCATATAAAAGCCAAAGAAATGGCGCTGTTTACAAACCAAAATGTACTCTTATACGGCCAATTGGTAGCAACGCGCTTTAATAAAACTTCACAAGGAAAACTAATGCGGTTAAGTACGTTTATTGATGCAGATGGCAACTATTTTGATGCTGTTCATTTTACAGATGTTGTGCAGCTGTATCCAATAAACGGTATGGGCATTTATGGATGCTATGGAAAAATTACCAACAGATTTGGGTTTTGTAGTATGAATGTTCTTACATCTAAAAAAATGAGTATTGCCAGTGACCCCAGGTGTTAA
- a CDS encoding site-specific integrase, translated as MKKIPTIFLEYKDYKKTPQLLVKFKYNDYLLNLLRKIPAATWSTSLKTWYLKDTKENLNLIISTFKGITTIDSSKLTKKNIFKRNLTDSEKTLLNNFYLYLKGKRYSKSTIQTYTLFIADFINFHTKTPLAELTNRDVELFIETVFIERKYSISSQRQFISALKIFIVFYPQTKINDLSLERPKKSRTLPNVLSQEEVLRIIQLTKNLKHRAIIVLLYSSGLRIGEVTGLLLKNIDILRKQIKVEGGKGRKDRFVVLATSYLPLLQNYLTTFKPVFYFIEGPTGKKYSESSIRKFLFKSVQKAGISKKVTPHTLRHSYATHLLENGVGLRHIQELLGHAKPETTMIYTHVAKKDLLDIQSPLDTILLNLDKNDKREQKFLLSGNRNL; from the coding sequence ATGAAAAAAATCCCTACTATCTTTTTAGAATACAAGGATTACAAAAAGACTCCTCAACTACTCGTTAAATTTAAATATAACGACTACTTACTTAATTTGCTAAGAAAAATACCTGCTGCTACTTGGAGTACTTCGTTAAAAACATGGTATTTAAAAGACACCAAAGAAAATTTAAACTTAATTATAAGCACTTTTAAGGGTATTACAACCATTGATTCTAGTAAGCTTACTAAAAAAAATATTTTTAAACGAAATTTAACTGACAGTGAAAAAACACTTCTAAATAATTTCTACTTGTACTTAAAAGGCAAGAGATATAGTAAAAGTACGATACAAACTTATACTTTATTTATTGCTGATTTTATAAACTTTCATACAAAAACACCCTTAGCTGAACTTACAAACAGAGATGTAGAACTTTTTATTGAGACCGTATTTATAGAGCGGAAATATTCTATTAGCTCTCAAAGACAATTTATAAGTGCCTTAAAGATTTTTATTGTTTTTTATCCGCAAACAAAAATCAATGATTTGTCTTTAGAGCGGCCCAAAAAATCTAGAACACTTCCCAATGTATTGTCTCAAGAAGAGGTATTACGTATTATTCAATTAACTAAAAACTTAAAGCATAGAGCCATTATTGTATTACTTTATTCTTCTGGACTGCGTATTGGAGAGGTTACGGGTTTATTGTTAAAAAATATTGATATCTTAAGAAAGCAGATTAAAGTTGAAGGAGGAAAAGGCAGAAAAGACAGATTTGTTGTTTTAGCAACTAGTTATTTACCTCTTTTACAAAATTACTTAACCACTTTTAAACCAGTATTTTATTTTATAGAGGGCCCAACAGGTAAAAAGTACTCTGAGAGTAGTATTAGAAAGTTTCTATTTAAGAGTGTACAAAAAGCTGGTATTTCAAAAAAAGTAACCCCACATACTTTACGACATAGCTATGCTACACATTTATTAGAAAATGGTGTTGGTTTAAGGCATATACAAGAGTTATTAGGACACGCTAAACCAGAAACTACCATGATTTATACACATGTTGCAAAGAAAGATTTACTAGATATTCAGAGCCCGTTAGACACTATTTTATTAAATTTGGATAAAAACGATAAACGAGAACAAAAGTTCCTGTTATCCGGAAATAGAAACCTATAA
- the dinB gene encoding DNA polymerase IV — translation MKKNILHLDLDTFFVSCERLIDSRLQKKPLLVGGTGDRGVVAACSYETRRFGVHSGMSMKIAKKLCPEAITIRGNTGTYSKYSNLVTEIIKEKVPLFEKASIDEFYADLTGMDAFFGSYKYASELRCKIIKETGLPISFGMSQNKIVSKVATGEAKPNNQLLIDKGFEKSFLAPLSIRKIPSVGTKTYQTLRNLGIDKVKVIQEMPLEMMISVLGANGKTIWKRANGIDNSPIIAFHERKSLSTERTYHKDTIDMIKLKETLFAMAENLAYQLRKGDKLTGTLSVKIRYSDFNTYSKQIKIPYTSADHIIIPKVLELFKKLYQRRLLIRLVGVKVSDIVSGNYQINLFDDTEQMLDLYNAMDNVRNKYGELSIMRASAMGAKSIGRFSNPFNGEPPLVLAHRKQ, via the coding sequence GTGAAAAAAAATATTTTACATCTTGATTTAGATACTTTTTTTGTTTCCTGTGAACGTTTGATTGACAGCCGATTACAAAAAAAACCTTTGTTAGTTGGCGGAACTGGAGACCGAGGTGTTGTTGCGGCTTGCAGTTATGAAACTAGAAGATTTGGTGTGCATTCTGGTATGTCTATGAAAATAGCGAAGAAACTCTGCCCCGAAGCAATAACTATTAGAGGAAATACAGGTACTTATTCTAAATATTCAAATTTAGTAACAGAAATTATCAAAGAAAAAGTACCACTTTTTGAAAAAGCAAGTATTGATGAGTTCTATGCAGATCTTACCGGTATGGATGCTTTTTTTGGAAGCTATAAATACGCGTCAGAATTGCGTTGTAAAATTATCAAAGAAACAGGATTGCCTATTTCTTTTGGAATGTCGCAAAATAAAATTGTGTCTAAAGTTGCTACTGGAGAAGCAAAACCCAACAATCAATTATTGATTGACAAAGGTTTTGAAAAATCATTCTTAGCACCTTTATCAATCCGAAAAATTCCATCTGTGGGTACTAAAACATATCAAACGTTAAGAAACCTTGGTATCGATAAAGTAAAAGTGATTCAAGAAATGCCTTTAGAAATGATGATAAGCGTTTTGGGGGCTAATGGAAAAACAATTTGGAAGCGTGCAAACGGTATTGACAATTCGCCAATTATTGCGTTTCACGAACGTAAATCTTTATCTACAGAAAGAACCTATCATAAAGACACGATTGATATGATAAAATTAAAAGAAACCCTATTTGCAATGGCAGAAAACTTAGCATATCAATTAAGAAAAGGGGATAAATTAACGGGGACTTTAAGCGTGAAAATTCGGTATTCAGATTTTAATACGTACAGCAAACAAATAAAAATACCATATACAAGTGCAGATCATATTATAATTCCTAAAGTTTTAGAATTGTTTAAAAAATTATACCAACGAAGATTGTTAATTCGATTGGTTGGTGTAAAAGTATCTGATATTGTAAGTGGTAATTATCAAATTAATCTTTTTGATGACACCGAACAAATGTTAGATCTATACAACGCTATGGATAACGTTCGTAATAAATATGGTGAATTAAGTATTATGAGAGCGTCTGCTATGGGGGCAAAATCTATTGGAAGGTTTAGCAATCCGTTTAACGGTGAACCGCCTTTAGTTTTAGCACATAGAAAACAATAG
- a CDS encoding DNA methyltransferase gives MKSTEIKTNVQNLIDNFSKEEFIYNLLIAYGISKTSVTRLKKGDYNFAKADGEILYKKKIFFKVEASDKLLSSIEEIAKEEQIAKHKPRFAIVTDYKQIVAKDLKLGNNLDIELKDLPNYFDFFLPLAGSEVYNATNDNEADRNASYKMASLYDLLIEENPQIYNSKASIHNLNIFLSRLLFCFFAEDTEIFKEDSIFTNTLAQHTDENGKDTHSFLDELFERLNTENAEKFPEYLRKFEYVNGGLFKDPIKSPTFTAKARKTLIDLGELQWKDINPDIFGSMIQAVVIPDYRSDLGMHYTSVENILKLIKPLFLDELYEEFEKAKTVNQLRTLIKRLSKIKFFDPACGSGNFLIITYKEIRLLEIRILEKIIDLSPNPTLEFTQIQLSQFYGIEIDDFAHEMAILSLWLAEHQMNRVFEDTLFDFGRSNPILPLKEAGQITHGNATREDWKKACPISKSDEVYIIGNPPYLGFKGWDSQQKKDMALVFSEFTTVNRLDFISCWFKKGTDYIKDNNAKLAFVSTNSICQGEQVSLIWPYILNNVEINFAYTSFSWSNSAKGNAGVSVIIISLANKNKQEKIIFSDNRKISVKNINPYLTGGDTIYIKKRNEAISILPKMVLGSSGIDGGNLILSKEEKDSFISQNPNSKEFIKKFLGGNDFLNGVERYCIWIDDDKIEKALKNNLIKDRVDKCEIYRLNGGRDARKASDVPHRFFYRKYEEKESLILPFTSSERRIYLPVDLGKKETVFSNGMLVIYNFQPYYFAILVSKMHMIWAKAVGGKLETRLRYSVSMVYNTFPFPNISDKQKENLNLYVFAILDERAKHPSKTMAQLYNPDTMPKGLLKAHQELDTAIEQCYRLQPFKNDTERLEYLFKQYEEMSKKDTLFAKQKKTRKKKAKK, from the coding sequence ATGAAATCAACCGAAATAAAAACTAACGTTCAAAACTTAATAGATAACTTCTCAAAAGAGGAATTTATCTATAATTTGTTAATTGCATACGGAATTTCAAAAACTTCTGTAACTCGACTAAAAAAAGGCGATTACAATTTTGCCAAAGCAGATGGAGAAATTTTATACAAAAAGAAAATATTCTTTAAAGTAGAAGCATCTGACAAATTGTTGAGTAGCATTGAGGAAATTGCAAAAGAAGAACAAATTGCAAAGCACAAACCAAGGTTTGCAATTGTTACAGATTACAAACAAATAGTTGCAAAAGACCTTAAACTCGGTAATAATTTAGATATTGAATTAAAAGATTTACCGAATTATTTCGATTTCTTTTTACCATTAGCAGGTAGCGAAGTTTATAACGCTACAAACGATAATGAAGCAGATAGAAATGCTTCATACAAAATGGCTTCGTTATACGATTTGCTGATTGAGGAAAATCCACAGATTTACAACTCAAAAGCAAGTATTCACAATCTTAATATTTTCTTATCTCGTTTATTGTTTTGCTTCTTTGCAGAAGACACAGAAATATTTAAAGAAGATAGTATTTTCACAAATACTTTAGCACAACATACTGACGAAAACGGAAAAGACACACATTCGTTTTTAGATGAATTATTTGAGCGCTTAAATACAGAAAACGCAGAAAAATTTCCTGAATATTTAAGAAAATTTGAATATGTAAACGGAGGTTTATTCAAAGACCCAATAAAATCCCCAACATTTACAGCAAAGGCAAGAAAAACATTAATTGACCTTGGCGAATTACAATGGAAAGACATTAATCCAGATATTTTTGGCTCAATGATTCAAGCTGTGGTAATTCCTGATTATCGTAGTGATTTAGGAATGCATTATACGTCAGTAGAAAACATTCTAAAACTAATAAAACCTTTGTTTTTAGATGAACTTTACGAAGAATTTGAAAAAGCTAAAACAGTAAACCAATTACGAACGCTAATAAAAAGACTATCTAAAATTAAGTTTTTTGACCCAGCTTGTGGAAGCGGAAATTTTTTGATTATTACGTACAAAGAAATTCGTTTGTTGGAAATTAGAATTTTAGAAAAAATTATTGATTTAAGTCCAAATCCAACATTAGAATTTACACAAATACAACTCTCACAATTTTACGGAATTGAAATAGATGATTTTGCTCACGAAATGGCAATTCTCTCACTTTGGTTGGCAGAACACCAAATGAACCGAGTATTTGAAGATACTTTGTTTGACTTTGGTAGGTCTAACCCTATTCTACCATTAAAAGAAGCAGGACAAATAACACACGGAAATGCAACAAGAGAAGATTGGAAAAAGGCCTGCCCAATTTCTAAATCAGATGAAGTTTATATTATTGGAAATCCACCTTATTTAGGATTTAAAGGTTGGGATTCACAACAGAAAAAAGATATGGCTCTCGTGTTTAGTGAGTTCACAACTGTTAATAGATTAGACTTTATTAGTTGTTGGTTTAAAAAAGGTACGGATTACATAAAAGATAATAATGCCAAATTAGCTTTTGTAAGCACAAACTCGATATGTCAGGGAGAACAAGTGAGCTTAATATGGCCTTATATTCTCAATAATGTTGAAATAAATTTTGCTTATACTTCTTTCAGTTGGTCTAATAGTGCTAAAGGAAATGCAGGTGTTTCTGTAATTATCATTTCCTTGGCTAATAAAAATAAACAAGAGAAAATTATTTTTTCTGATAATAGAAAAATAAGCGTTAAAAATATCAATCCTTATTTAACAGGAGGCGATACTATTTATATTAAAAAGAGAAATGAAGCTATTTCGATTTTACCAAAAATGGTTCTTGGAAGTAGTGGTATTGATGGAGGTAATTTGATTTTATCTAAAGAAGAAAAAGACTCATTTATAAGTCAAAATCCTAATTCAAAAGAATTTATAAAAAAATTCTTGGGTGGTAATGATTTTTTAAATGGAGTTGAAAGGTATTGTATATGGATAGATGACGATAAAATAGAGAAAGCATTAAAAAATAACCTCATTAAAGATAGAGTTGATAAGTGCGAAATTTATAGATTGAATGGAGGACGTGATGCACGTAAAGCATCAGATGTTCCACATAGATTTTTTTACAGGAAATACGAGGAAAAAGAATCATTGATACTGCCATTTACAAGTTCTGAAAGAAGAATTTATCTACCAGTAGATTTAGGTAAAAAAGAAACTGTGTTTAGCAATGGTATGCTTGTGATTTATAATTTTCAGCCATATTATTTTGCCATATTGGTTTCAAAAATGCATATGATTTGGGCAAAAGCTGTTGGTGGTAAATTGGAAACAAGATTAAGATATTCAGTAAGTATGGTTTACAATACTTTTCCATTTCCAAACATTTCAGACAAACAAAAAGAAAACTTAAACTTATATGTATTTGCCATTTTAGATGAAAGAGCAAAACACCCAAGTAAAACAATGGCACAATTATACAATCCAGATACTATGCCAAAAGGTTTACTAAAAGCACATCAAGAATTAGATACTGCAATAGAACAATGTTATCGTTTACAGCCTTTTAAAAACGATACAGAGCGTTTAGAATATTTGTTTAAGCAGTATGAAGAAATGTCAAAGAAAGACACGCTTTTTGCAAAGCAAAAGAAAACTAGAAAAAAGAAAGCCAAAAAATAA
- a CDS encoding helix-turn-helix domain-containing protein, translating to MNRIKEVLEQKGIKQIWLAEQLEKSYNMVHSYAQNKRQPSLDVLYKIAEILNVDIKELLVSNKPE from the coding sequence ATGAACCGAATAAAAGAGGTTTTAGAACAAAAAGGAATAAAACAAATCTGGTTGGCTGAACAATTGGAAAAGAGCTACAATATGGTACACTCTTACGCCCAAAACAAAAGACAACCGAGTTTAGATGTTTTGTATAAAATTGCGGAAATTCTGAATGTTGACATTAAAGAATTGTTAGTTTCTAATAAACCTGAATAG
- a CDS encoding DEAD/DEAH box helicase: protein MPNLVHVNYDQTGNSKSTNALGMREMQEKAYAGRTAQYLLLKAPPASGKSRALMFIALDKLKNQGLKKVIVAVPEKSIGASFGSTELKKYGFFADWKPNPKYNLCTPGKEKSKVTAFLNFLDSDEQILVCTHATLRFAFDGLDVKKLDNTLVAIDEFHHVSAEGDNILGQVLKSIMANSDAHIVAMTGSYFRGDSVPVLMPEDEAKFTKVTYTYYQQLNGYEFLKSLGIGYHFYTGKYFKKHPDKEQSALAEILDENKKTIIHIPSVNSAESSKEKYEEVNHIIDVLGNLEFQDEETGVLHIKSNKTGKILKVADLVNDNPKSRDKISAYLREIKSADDIDIIIALGMAKEGFDWPYCQHALTIGYRGSLTEIIQIIGRATRDSNNKTHAQFTNLIAQPDAQDEEVKLSVNNMLKAITASLLMEQVLAPNFKFKLKKDEDDEEEDDDKTIKIRGFKLPTSKRAEDIIETDLNDLKAKILQDPQMLKAIPGNIEPETINTVLIPKIIREVYPDLNDEDVEAVRQHVVVDSVIKNSTIEEQGDKKFIRMAGSFVNIDDIHIDLIDKVNPFQKAFEILSKSVTTQVLKLIDEHIQSTKFEMTEEEAILLWPKIKEWVKNNKGEQPNIQAFDHKEKRMAEALVFLRELKRKKALENG, encoded by the coding sequence ATGCCAAATTTAGTACACGTAAATTACGACCAAACAGGAAACAGCAAAAGTACCAATGCTTTAGGAATGCGAGAAATGCAAGAAAAAGCGTATGCAGGAAGAACTGCACAATATTTATTACTAAAAGCACCACCAGCATCAGGTAAATCAAGAGCATTAATGTTTATAGCTTTAGACAAATTAAAAAACCAAGGTTTAAAAAAAGTAATAGTTGCTGTTCCTGAAAAATCAATTGGTGCATCATTTGGTTCAACAGAATTAAAAAAATATGGCTTTTTTGCAGATTGGAAACCAAATCCAAAATATAACCTTTGTACACCAGGAAAAGAAAAAAGTAAAGTAACGGCATTCTTAAACTTTTTAGATTCTGACGAACAAATTTTGGTTTGTACTCACGCAACTTTGCGTTTTGCTTTTGATGGTTTAGATGTTAAAAAACTAGATAATACTTTAGTTGCTATTGATGAATTTCATCACGTTTCAGCAGAAGGTGATAATATTTTAGGTCAAGTTCTAAAAAGCATAATGGCAAATTCAGATGCTCACATAGTAGCAATGACAGGTTCGTATTTTAGAGGAGATAGTGTTCCTGTTTTAATGCCAGAAGATGAAGCAAAATTCACGAAAGTAACATACACCTATTATCAACAATTAAATGGCTACGAGTTTTTAAAATCTTTAGGCATTGGATATCATTTTTATACAGGTAAATATTTTAAAAAGCATCCTGACAAAGAACAGTCAGCATTGGCGGAAATTTTAGATGAAAACAAAAAAACCATTATTCATATACCAAGTGTAAATTCGGCAGAATCTTCCAAAGAGAAATACGAAGAAGTAAATCATATTATTGATGTTTTAGGAAATTTGGAATTTCAAGATGAAGAAACAGGAGTTTTACACATAAAAAGCAATAAAACAGGTAAAATTTTAAAAGTTGCTGATTTAGTAAATGACAATCCAAAATCGAGAGATAAAATTAGTGCATATTTAAGAGAAATAAAATCGGCAGATGATATTGATATCATTATAGCTTTAGGAATGGCAAAAGAAGGTTTTGATTGGCCTTATTGTCAACACGCTTTAACCATAGGTTACAGAGGTTCGCTAACCGAAATTATTCAAATTATTGGTAGAGCTACAAGAGATAGTAATAATAAAACACACGCTCAATTTACAAACCTAATTGCACAACCAGATGCACAAGATGAAGAAGTAAAATTATCTGTAAATAATATGTTGAAAGCGATTACAGCATCATTATTAATGGAACAAGTTTTAGCACCAAACTTTAAATTCAAACTCAAAAAAGATGAAGATGATGAAGAAGAAGATGATGACAAAACCATTAAAATAAGAGGTTTTAAACTACCAACTTCTAAAAGAGCTGAAGACATTATTGAAACGGATTTAAATGATTTAAAGGCAAAAATATTACAAGACCCACAAATGCTAAAAGCAATACCAGGGAATATTGAGCCAGAGACTATAAACACCGTTTTAATTCCTAAAATAATTAGAGAAGTTTATCCCGATTTAAATGACGAAGATGTAGAAGCTGTTAGGCAACACGTAGTTGTAGATTCTGTAATTAAAAACAGTACAATTGAGGAGCAAGGAGATAAAAAATTTATTAGAATGGCAGGAAGTTTTGTGAATATAGATGATATTCATATTGACTTAATTGATAAAGTAAATCCGTTTCAGAAAGCATTTGAAATCTTATCAAAATCTGTAACAACTCAAGTTTTAAAATTAATTGACGAGCATATTCAGTCTACTAAGTTTGAAATGACAGAAGAAGAAGCCATTTTGTTATGGCCTAAAATAAAAGAATGGGTAAAAAACAATAAAGGAGAACAACCCAATATTCAAGCATTTGACCATAAAGAAAAAAGAATGGCAGAGGCTTTAGTGTTTTTAAGAGAACTGAAACGTAAAAAAGCACTTGAAAATGGCTAA
- a CDS encoding LexA family transcriptional regulator: MNNLSKNIKHLRTLKKLTQESLAEELLVTRSRISSYEENRSSPTIDFLIDFSAYFRIPIDVIIKNDLTKAKDVSFIEVGNKRVLFPITVDADNENLIEVVSAKASAGYLLGYDDPEYIEQLEKIKLPFLPTGKHRAFPIKGDSMLPMKDGSYVVAEFVEDIKEAKSGCSYIVVTKDDGMTYKRIYNQIEEKQSFLLKPDNSGYQSYNVPVSEVLELWKFTCSINTQEYEEHELKLSSIINMFNGLGVELAALKKSLI, encoded by the coding sequence ATGAATAATTTATCAAAAAACATTAAACATTTAAGAACTCTTAAAAAGTTAACACAAGAGTCTTTGGCAGAAGAATTGTTGGTTACAAGATCAAGAATAAGTTCTTATGAAGAGAATAGATCTTCACCTACAATAGACTTTTTAATAGACTTTTCTGCTTACTTTAGAATTCCTATAGACGTCATTATAAAAAACGATTTAACAAAAGCAAAAGACGTTTCTTTTATTGAAGTTGGTAATAAAAGAGTTTTGTTTCCAATAACAGTTGATGCTGATAATGAGAATTTAATTGAAGTTGTTTCAGCAAAAGCATCTGCAGGATATCTATTAGGATATGATGATCCGGAATATATAGAGCAATTAGAAAAAATAAAGTTGCCTTTTTTACCTACAGGTAAACACAGAGCTTTTCCAATAAAAGGAGATTCTATGTTGCCAATGAAAGATGGTTCGTATGTAGTCGCAGAATTTGTTGAAGATATAAAAGAAGCAAAAAGCGGATGTTCTTATATTGTGGTCACAAAAGATGATGGAATGACCTATAAAAGAATTTATAATCAAATAGAAGAGAAGCAATCTTTTTTATTAAAGCCAGACAATTCAGGGTATCAATCTTATAATGTTCCTGTTTCTGAAGTCTTAGAATTATGGAAGTTTACGTGCAGTATCAACACACAAGAATATGAAGAACACGAATTAAAATTAAGCAGTATTATAAATATGTTTAATGGGTTAGGAGTAGAGTTGGCAGCTTTAAAAAAATCATTAATTTAA